From the genome of Salmo salar chromosome ssa29, Ssal_v3.1, whole genome shotgun sequence:
TGCCAGAGTTGTACAGTCGTGGcctaaagttttgagaatgacgccaaatattaattttcaaagtctgctgcctcagtttgtatgatggcaatttgcatatactccagaatgttatgaagagtgatcagatgaattgcaattaattgcaaagcccctctttgccatgcaaatgaactgaatcccccaaaaacatttccactgcatttcagccctgccacaaaaggaccagctgacatcatgtcagtgattctctcgttaacacagatgtgagtgttgacgaggacaaggctggagatcactctgtcatgctgattgagttcgaataacagactggaagcttcaaaaggagggtggtgcttggaatcattgttcttcctctgtcaaccatggttacctgcaaggaaacacgcaccatcatcattgctttgcacaaaaagggcttcacaggcaaggatattgctgccagtaagattgcacctaaatcaaccatttatcggatcatcaagaacttcaaggagagtggttcaattgtagtgatgaaggcttcagggtgcccaagaaagtccagcaagtgccaggactgtctcctaaagttgattcagctgcgggatcggggcaccaccagtacagagcttgctcaggaatggcagcaggcagatgtgagtgcatctgcacgcacagtgaggcgaagacttttggaggatggcctggtgtcaagaagggcagcaacgaagtcacttctctccaggaaaaacatcagggacagacctgataatctgcaaaaggtacagggattggactgctgaggactgggttagtcattttctctgaatcccctttccgattgtttggggcatccggaaaaaagcttgtccggagaagaccgctctaccatcagtcctgtgtcatgccaacagtaaagcatcctgagactattcatgtgtggggttgcttctcagccaagggagtgggctcactcacaatttggcctaagaacacagccataaataaagaatggtaccaacacatcctccgagagcagcttttcccaaccatccaggaatagtttggtgacgaacaatgcctttttcagcatgatggagcaccttgccataaggcaaaagtgataactaagtggctcggggaacaaaacatccatATTtcgggtccatggccaggaaactccccagaccttaatcccattgagaacttgtggtcaatcctcaagaggcgggtggacaaacaaaaacccacaaattctgacaaactccaagcattgattatgcaagaatgagctgccatcagtcaggatgtggcccagaagttaattgacagcatgtcaggacggattgcagaggtcttgggaaaaaaagggtcaacactgcaaatattgactctttgcatcaacttcatgtaattgtcaataaaagcctttgacacttatgaaatgcttgtaattatacttcagtattccatagtaacatccgacaaaaatatctaaagacactgaagcagcaaactttgtggaaattaatatttgtgtcattctcaacttttggccacgactgtagaatcGAGTCACAGGATTTGGACTTGAGTCTGACTCATGTCACAAATTTTATGATTTGAGACTCGAcatgatagaaaataaaaacttgagACTTTACTTGGAGCCTCGACTTAACTCATGACTTGAAATTATCTGGCCAGgttttgtcactcattttgtggcaCGGAGACTCTGTGGATTACTCTCCACACAGCCAGAGTAGCCCCAGGAATCACACTTGCAAAAAAAAAGTTAGAGAGGATTGCCATAAATATACAGCTCCAAAAAAATGTGGGGATCAAGCATATAAACTGTTTACTTTGCCATCTCACCAGCAATGGGGCATCAAGCAACAATTACTAGCATAGGTCTTTTGTTAAGTCAAAATTGCTTGATATTGATCTTCTAAAGCTTGCATTTGGAATTagttaaaatgtattattacataATCAAAATGTGTTGTAGACAAAATAAAGTTCTGTCTGCTAGCCTCAATAAATAGACAAAGATTTGTAGTTGATTGATGTCATTGCATGTCTCTTTCTTTTTGTTTTATACTTGACTTGAAATAGCTTGGCTCAGCTCAACTTGCTCTTAAAATGCACGACTTGGAATTGACTCTAGACTCTGCCAGTTCTACTTAGGACTTGAAACTTTGACCATttgacttgagacttgcttgtgactTGGTCCCACGTACTAGGTGCACATTTGAAAAGGGCAAACTACAACCAGGGTCAGAATGGATTAATGAGGATGGGTATTTGGTTTTTGCATCATATTGAGCTCCTCCAAATACTTCCTTCCATTATTCACTGATTGTTCAAGGTAGTGCACCCATCCTATTTTACAAGTGTAGTGCAGTGAATGTTGAGTATCATATGAAAAGTAGTGGTTTATTGATGATCAGTAATTTATTgtaaaagtatttgatttattTACCAATTAGCAACTTGTTCCCTGCATCCCATCACACAGGGATGTGTAACCCCAGGAACTACAGCGACACTCCGGCTACCTCCAAGAGCACGGTGGAGGAACTCTACCGACCCATCCCCTCACTGTTCCGTGCCCTCACCGAGGGTGAAGCACCCATCAACATGATGGTAGTATCCTTCCCCGTGGCTGAGGAACTATCTTACCATGAGAACCTGGTGTCTTTCTTGGAAACTCTGGAGGACCAGCACCAAAATGTCTCCCTGACCGGGAACAGTATCCACGCCAGCTACGATAACACCCAAAGtactgaaggtagggagggatgaGCGGGTTGAATTATGGGGACAATCATAGCTGCTGGGTATTCCCTAATAAGAGAATAAACAGAGCATGGGCACATCATACAGTCTTACAAAGATGCCTTTTATCAAAGTATTAGTTCATCAGAAGACTCTGAAGATTCTACGATAGTTTAGCATTTGTAGCAAAAAtaccattcaagtcatgggaccgatattGTCATTTTTCACACATCGTGTCTAAAAGTTTCTATTGTGAAGCTCAACAAGGTCACCTAGGTAACATGATGCTTACAGGTTATGACTGTGAACTACACATTAaaacatccagcccaaagcgggaggtttaaatAAAATACTTACTAGTCGCCAAAGttggtttggctggtgtaggccgtcactgaaaataagaatttgttctgtctagttaaatacaattttaaaattCTGGCAGATTGGGCACCACTGTAAGTGCTAAAGATATGAACTTTGGTCCAGCCCACTATTTTAGGGAAACTCCAAGAGTCAATGAATAGCTCAAATCGTTGACAGAGTCTATATTGTTTTAGGAGAGGGAGAGCTATAATGAAGTCATCGCTAAAGCTGCTTTGATCCGAGCTCGGTGGCTAGACCCCTCCATTAAAACAAATGCAATCTCGGGCTGTCTTTTGATGGGTTTAGTGGGCTGCTAGCCCTGCAAATTGAGTAGATTGCTACTGCTGCTGGCCTTGTGGACTTTCATGTGCATCCACTGCATTTGTCTTCTACTCAGCAACCGGTCCTAGTGATTTGTAATTGACTaggaacctctctctctgtgtgtgagaggacACTTGACAGTTCATGCAGCTTTAGTATTCTGATCATATTTCTGAGCAGGGAATTCTGAACGAGTCATGCGGCTATGCCTACATTTTTAAATATGTCCAGTGTGGCTGGATTACCTTTTGCCGGGGGGCcaagacagagtttgggaaaccctgatttaGAGTACCTTCATAAATGTAAAGTGAAGACTAAGCATGTTTTCCGTAAACTTTTCAAATGGATAGTGGTAATATTTGCTTGTTGTATTCCTTGGAGAAATAAGCCTTTGAATGCCATGGCTTTCCCCTCCACAGATAACATGTGCACTGTGGTGTACTTTGACGACTGCGTGTCCATCCGCCAGTGCAAGCAATACTGCGAGTCCATGGGGGGCTCCAAATACCGCTGGTTCCACAATGCCTGCTGTGAGTGTATCGGCCCAGAGTGCCTCGACTACGGCAGCAAAACCGTCAAGTGTATGAACTGCCTGTTCTGATTGAAGCCAATGGGACTGGCCACATTAGGGTACTGTGTTCAAACTGCCACAAGGGGGCACTATCTGGAGTAGCAGATGGTGAAGGTTAACTGAGGTATGACTTTCATAATGCTTCAGTATTTTTATGTATTATGAATTATTTTTGctcatttttatattttatagGTTCTCTAGCAAATTAGAAATTTATcaattttaattattattttttttaaatagttttaAGAAGTGTTTTGAAATGTGTAATGAAATGGCATTTTATTTTTGTCATGGAAAATCAGAGTAAATGCTATTTGTATAATtgttttataatgtgttattttaGGAAACAACGTCCATATTCAATCAAACTAATAGCCAGCCGTTCACATATCATGTTTGATTTCATATGTGCAATTAAAATGATTTGTTTCATActgtaaacattattttaaatctAATAAAATAATTTAAGATAAGTTCAGCCAGACATAAAGGACATGTTTGGTACAGATGGGTTAAGTTCAGCTGGCCAGACAGATGGGACATGTTTGGCTGACCAGATAGGATAAGCAGGGTTTGTACGCTGATGGAATTTTAAGTGTTTTCCAGGCCTGGAAAAGTTAGGACAAGTTTGGCCAGATATGATAATTTCAGAAATAAGTTTGGCCGGATAGATGGGATAAGTTTGGCCAGATGAAACTAGTTCAGCTGGCTGACCCGATAGGACAAGTCATCAAGACAGATGTGATATGTTCAGCTGGCCGGACAGATAACAAGTTCAGGCGATTGGCCAGATAGGATAAGTTTGCTCGGCCGGTCAGACAGATAAGTTCACAACCGGGGACCAGCGTGTGGGGGTGTTGGGGGTATCTGAGCTTCATCAGCCAACACTAGATATTGGTTAATCAAATCTTCCCATTCCGGCTTAATTTGGCATGCCTTCTTAAACAGCCAAACTGTATATGCATTCACACATCAAGTCTTCTCTTGAGTTGGGATGGAACAACTGATCATTTGAGTTGGGTGTGGGGGTAGGTCGAACTATgggtggaaggggagagaggggcatACATCCCACATCAACTGACAAAAATGTAGAATTCCTACTACCGGCCATTTATTTGGTAGCAATCATTAGAAGTGCTTATTATTACGCATATTATTCGTTAATTGTGGGAATAAATTAGGAtatgcatgttttttttaaatgcagtaCAACTGAGGGGAAGGCGTTCGAAATGATGTTGGCTGCGGAtctggttctgtactgtaggtggcACCATGTGCTCTTTTTAAAGGATGAGCCCATATCTCTTGAAAGGCCCTAGGATCCATGTGTACAGGGTTGGTCAGTCACTGGAACGACAACCCTACATGGGATGGGGGGGAGGTTTTAGGGGGTGGGATATTGAAGGACAATTAGAGGTTTACTTAGTCGCAGCTACAATATGCTTAACAGTGCAAATATtatggtacagctatatggacACTCAATTATCATGGTActtaatggtaagtttacaaaCATGGTAagaggtgaaataagtatagctagTTAAAATTGTAATGGCTTTGCAGATAATAACAAGACGATCCGTCTTTatctggctaaaagagaaggaatataatatctattgtttgcaGGAAACTCATTCTACACCTTTTTAGACGAAGTTGTATGGAAGAAAATGACTGGGGGGCGGGTTGTAAAAtgtatttctcccatgggcaaagaaactcaaaaggagtgatgatattaattaacaggaAGTTTGATCTGAATGCGCAAACTGTTCAAACAGATccgcaaggaaggtggatccttttAAATAGGCTATTGGACCATTAACAGATTTGTCtcaatctatatggtccaaataatgatgcTATATAATTTATCGACTTTACAGGCAATACATGGCTCAATTATTATTGTGGGGgattataatacggttttaagtacctcaatggactgtAAAGGAAGTCGCACTACAAAATATCACCCTCATGCTCTTAAAGAAATTATGAATATTATGCATATATCtgaactagtggatatatggaggcttacatatcctgacctagtgagataaaCATGGCGAAGGatcaatcaagctagtcgtcttgactacttatGTAATTGTCGCTGGCACCAAAAGTTGTGTTGATAagggacagaatgcggtcagaCCATCAAATAATTGGTATACACATTACACTTACAGAATTTACATTAAGGTGAGAATATTGGAACTTTAAATCAAAGCTTAATGGACAACAAATTGTTTTTAACCAAGAGAATAATTTACTACTTTTCCCCTATATAACATAGATACAGcggatccccttattgtatgggacaattttacactgaacaaaaatataaacgcaacatgtgggAATGCCCAAAAGGCGTATTGGGACCTGAACGACGAACAGGCGGCTAATTACGACGGACTCAAACGGGAGATACTCAGTCGCTACGGGTACAGCCTGGCCCATCGGACTCAACGGTTCCACGACTGGAGGTTCGTAGCCGACGCATCCCCCCCAAGCCCAGATGAGCGACCTACTGCGCGTCACCAGGGCATGGCTCCTAACTGACGtatccaccctctccatcctcgACAAAATAGTCCTGGATCGCTTCTTACGGGCGCTACCCCACGACATGAAGAGGGCAGCGAGTCTATGCGCGCCCCAGACCTTGGAGGGCCTCCTGGAAGCAGTGGAGACGCATAATAATACGCAGGCCCTGCTGAGTGGGAGCCGGGACGAGTCGGCGACCTGTCCGAGGGGACGGAAGGACAGCCCCACCACAGTGTACCCCGAACCGACAGTCGGCACCGACAGTTCTTCAGGGCAAACCCGTGAAGAAACGGCTGGGGTAGGTTCGACCCGTCACCGACGACCCCAGGTAGATGGAGACCAAAggaggtgttttgagtgtggtgcCCGGGGGCACATTGCCTGGAATTGCCCGGCTCGAGAGGAGTCGATGCCATCAGCAAGCCCCGGAGGCGAGGTGGGTCACGTCGTGAACTATGTCACCTCCTGTTGGGCGCACCCCGACTCAATTGCACCCATGGTCCCAGTGAAGGTTGACGGACACGACACGGAAGCGCTATTGGACTCCGGAAGTATGGTTACGCTCGTAACCACGAGCCTGCTGAATCAGGAGACCGAAAGGTGTAGGGAGATGTCCATTTCCTGTGTTCACGGTGACACAAAGCAGTATCCAACCGTATGGACCAACATCGTGACGCCACAAGGGAGCTGCCAGATGACGGTGGGTGCAGTGCCAGAGCCTGTACCTCTCCTAGTGGAACGGGATTGTCCGCTGTTCGCGGCCCTATGGGGGCACGAGTTGAGGAAGAAGGTATGAGACGGCCGAAGAAGAGAGTGGGGACGACCAATAGCCTGTGCGGACCAGAAGCAACCGGTTAACCAGCAGGTGTCTACGGCTCCGGAGTCGGAGTCAGAGGGGGTGCCGGAACCCGAACCCCCTTGGGAACCCCTGGAGGAGGAGCCCAGCCTCCCCCTCGATTTTGAGGGGCCAGTCGAGACCCCCACTGGGGGCCAACTGAGGGGACAATTCGGGACAGCCCAGTGGGAGGATCCTAACTTGAAAGCCGCCGCAGCCCAAGTGATAGCGGTGGATGGACAGCTACTTCCGGGGCTGAGTGACTGGCGATACCCCCATTTCCAAATCAAGAATAACCTTTTGTATCAGGTGTCTTGCCAACAGGGGGAACTTAGAGGTATTGTTGCTGCCCCGACGGTATGTGGGAACCGTTCTTCAGCTGGCCCACACCCACCTGTTGGGGGCGCACTTGGGAATGGAGAAGACCCGGGAACGGATCGCCGCCCGGTTCCACTGGCCCGGGATGAGGAGGGCCGTGGAAGACTGTCGCAGCTGCCCGGAGTGTCAACTCACGGCCCCGAAAGCCCACTTCCGAAGCCCATTGGTCCCCCTACCGATCATCGGGGTGCCCTTTGAACGCATCACCATGGACATAGTGGGACCCCTGGTAAAAACAGCACGAGGACACCGGTACATCCTGGTGATTAGTAGATTATTCCACCCTGTATCCTGAGGCCATTCCCCTACGGGCGGCGGTATCCAAGGGAATCGCCCGGGAGCTGTTCCAGCTCTTTAGCTGGGTGGGCACCCCAAACGAGATCTTGACAGACCAAGGTACGGAGTTTATGTCCCGCCTCATGAGAGTTGTGCCCTCCTGCAGATCATGCAGATCTGGACCTCTGTTTTTCACCCGCAGACGGATGGGCTCGTCGAGTACTTTAATAAAATGCTCAAACAGATGCTGCGGAAGGTCATCGAGCAGACCGGGAAGAACTGGGACCAGCTACTACCCCACCTAATGTTCTCAATCAGAGAAGTACCCCAATCCTCCACTGGGTTTTCCCCGTTCAAACTCCTCTACGGGAGGAGGCCACGTGGCCTACTGGACCTCGCAAAGGAGGTGTGGGAAGCCCAACCAACCCCATTACGCAGCGTGGTAGAGCACGTGGAGACGATGAGGGAGAGGATGCAGCCTTATGGCCCGTCGTGAGGGAACATATGGAGAAGGCCCAACGCGCCCAGGTCTACAATCGGGGAGCCCAGCCCCGAGAATTCCAGGTGGGAGACAGCGTGCTGGTCTTAATCCCCACGGCCAAAAGTAAGTTCCTGGCAACATGTCACGGACCATACGAGGTGGTCGAGAAGATGGGACCTGTCAATTACCGCGTACAGCAACTGGGGAGACAGAAACCTCAACAGATTTACCACGTGAACCTTTTGAAGAAGTGGCACGAGAGGACAGCCTTGGCCGTATTATGGTCGGGACCCAGGACACCAACGGGACCAGTGGTGGTCCCGAGCAATGAGGACCTCGACCCGGCCCAGAAGCAAGAGCTCAGTGAGCTTGTCGATCGGAACACAGCGGTGTTCTCCGAGAAGCCAGGCAGCACGACCCTCATTGAACATCACATCCGTACCCGGCCCGGCGAAACAGTAAGAAAGACGACATATCGGATTCCGGAGGCCCGAAGGAAGGCCGTGAAGCAGGAAGTGGAGGCTATGCTGAGGATGGGGGTCATTGAAGAGTCCCACAGTGCATGGTGCAGCCCCATTGTGTTGGTGCCAAAACCAGACGGTAGCCTCCGCTTCTGTAACGATTTCCGGGGGGTGAACAACGACAGCTTGTTCAACGCATATCCCATGCCGAGTGTGGACGAGCTCGTCGACCGATTGGGAAAGGCCCGGTACATCATCACCCTTGACCTGACCAAAGGATATTGGCAGGTACCGTTGGCAGCCTCCTCCCAGGAGAAGACTGCATTTTCGACACCAGACGGGTTGTATCAGTACCGGGTGCTCCCGTTCGGTCTCCACGGAGCCCCGCCCACATTCCAATGGCTGATGAACAAAGTACTTCAACCCCACCAGCAGTACGCAGCGGCCTATTTGGATGACATCATCATCCACAGCCAAGGTTGGGAAGAGCACTTGACGCGCCTCCTGGCGGTGCTGGATGCGCTCAGACAAACCAGGTTGACCGCGAACCCCAAGAAGTGCAAACTAGGTTTCGAGGAGGTGGAGTACCTGGGGTATTTGATCGGACGGGGGAACGTCAAGCCCCAGGAGAGGAGTGGAACTGGCCCGTTCCACTCACCAAGACACAGGTCAAGTCCTTCCTGGGACTGGCAGGATACTATAGTCGATTTATCCCCAACTTTGCGGCTATTGCTTCCCCCCTCACCGATCTAACCAGGGCCCGTCTCCCGAAAACAGTGAAATGGACGAACGAGACAGAAGCGGCGTTCAGCCGTCTGAAGGAAGCGCTGTGCTCCCATCCGATTCTCGTAACGCCCTATTTCCAGGTGCCGATGGTGGTCCAGATGGATGCGTGTGATACGGGACTAGGCGCCGTTCTGTCCCAGATACACGATGGGGAGGAGCACTCCATGTACATCAGCAGAAAGCTGGTTCCTAGAGAGAAAAGGTACTCCATTGTGGAGTAAGAGTGTCTAGCGGTGAAGTGGGCACTGAACACTCAAGTATTACCTGTTGGGTACCCACTTCACCCTGGTCACGGACCATGCTCCCCTGGTTTGGATGGCCAGGGGAAAGGACACAAATGATCGGGTTACCAGGTGGTTCTTGTCCCTTCAACGCTTCTCTTTTTCTGTTGTGCACAGGTCAGGGGCGA
Proteins encoded in this window:
- the tws1a gene encoding twisted gastrulation protein homolog 1-A precursor, with amino-acid sequence MKSTQILLSTALLFLLSGLSMITACNKALCASDVSKCLIQELCQCRPSDGNCSCCKECMLCLGTLWEECCDCVGMCNPRNYSDTPATSKSTVEELYRPIPSLFRALTEGEAPINMMVVSFPVAEELSYHENLVSFLETLEDQHQNVSLTGNSIHASYDNTQSTEDNMCTVVYFDDCVSIRQCKQYCESMGGSKYRWFHNACCECIGPECLDYGSKTVKCMNCLF